Proteins encoded together in one Atribacterota bacterium window:
- a CDS encoding Nif3-like dinuclear metal center hexameric protein has product METLERVLNFLENLFPASFALPDDRFGLQVKACETVQKVLVGLELTPELLNWVIAEKIDLLYLHHPPIWTPLSFFSKDDPHFVMLYKLYHHGISVIAHHTNLDSAPKGLAEQWVKILTLEGKKKPILPRSIPKFKIVTFVPSDYLEKVSQAMFSTGAGTIGNYKGCSFHVLGTGTFIPQENAQPFVGIVGQLAKVSEIRLEVEVEANLLNQTVEQIVSAHPYEEPAIDIYPLRESSRSSVGLGRIIKLLHPLEKQELKSRVESVFVESCILYSSSKDVSSFYHTIALCPGSGKSLLKQVIKEKPDVFITGDLSHHEIQELLFAGIDYLSVPHGRGEKRAMQEICLFLQEEAKKHDLKVEFFEGKP; this is encoded by the coding sequence ATGGAAACCTTAGAAAGAGTTTTGAATTTTTTGGAAAATCTGTTTCCCGCTTCTTTTGCTCTTCCTGATGATCGGTTTGGTCTTCAGGTTAAAGCTTGTGAGACAGTGCAAAAGGTCTTGGTTGGTTTAGAGTTGACTCCGGAACTTTTGAACTGGGTAATTGCCGAAAAGATAGATCTTCTATATCTTCATCACCCTCCAATCTGGACACCACTTTCGTTTTTTTCGAAAGATGATCCCCATTTTGTTATGCTTTACAAACTGTATCACCACGGTATTTCTGTAATCGCCCACCATACAAACCTTGACAGTGCTCCAAAGGGCCTGGCGGAACAGTGGGTCAAAATTCTCACCCTGGAGGGCAAAAAAAAGCCAATCCTCCCACGTTCAATTCCAAAATTTAAAATTGTCACCTTTGTCCCTTCCGATTATCTTGAGAAGGTTTCCCAGGCAATGTTCTCCACCGGTGCCGGGACCATTGGTAACTACAAGGGGTGCAGCTTCCACGTGCTGGGAACGGGAACTTTTATTCCCCAAGAAAACGCTCAACCTTTCGTAGGAATAGTGGGCCAACTTGCAAAAGTTTCCGAAATACGTTTAGAAGTGGAAGTAGAAGCGAACCTTCTGAACCAGACGGTGGAACAGATCGTTTCCGCACATCCGTATGAAGAGCCAGCCATCGATATTTATCCTCTGAGAGAATCATCACGAAGTTCCGTCGGATTAGGAAGAATCATCAAATTGCTTCATCCCCTTGAAAAGCAAGAATTAAAGAGCAGAGTCGAGAGCGTTTTCGTGGAATCATGTATCTTATATTCCTCCAGTAAGGACGTTTCATCTTTCTATCACACCATTGCCCTCTGTCCAGGAAGCGGGAAGAGCCTCCTTAAACAGGTGATTAAAGAAAAACCTGATGTTTTCATCACTGGAGATCTCTCTCATCACGAAATCCAGGAACTTCTTTTTGCTGGTATCGATTACCTCTCAGTCCCACATGGAAGAGGCGAAAAAAGAGCGATGCAAGAAATATGTCTTTTCCTGCAAGAGGAAGCGAAGAAACACGATTTAAAAGTCGAATTCTTCGAAGGAAAACCATAA
- a CDS encoding C4-type zinc ribbon domain-containing protein — protein MEKIMLLLHLQDLDGKIQSLQSKIARGEEEICSLQQILEAAQKDLESAKMALEKAKVALAHKELELKDAEEKLRMTKGKLYSGEITSSKELAQWEKSMEKLEVAKNTLEEEVLLEMEKLESMQKTFQVKSQAVSTKREETFQSIAHIQEELKGWQEHLETLQREREKVITQIDINTLSTYLDLRKKYTNPVVVLQDETCSGCYLTVPTTVVKSVRKQEELVRCPNCGRFIYRKTS, from the coding sequence ATGGAAAAGATTATGCTTCTCTTACATCTTCAGGATTTAGATGGAAAGATTCAGAGTCTACAATCAAAAATCGCAAGGGGAGAAGAGGAAATATGTTCTCTTCAGCAGATTCTGGAAGCAGCACAAAAAGATCTGGAATCAGCGAAAATGGCTCTGGAGAAGGCAAAAGTCGCCTTAGCTCATAAAGAACTGGAACTGAAAGACGCCGAAGAAAAACTGAGAATGACCAAAGGGAAATTATACAGTGGAGAAATCACCTCTTCTAAAGAGCTTGCCCAATGGGAAAAATCAATGGAAAAATTAGAAGTAGCGAAAAACACCTTAGAAGAAGAAGTGCTCCTGGAAATGGAAAAGTTAGAATCGATGCAAAAGACATTCCAAGTAAAGAGCCAGGCTGTGAGTACAAAAAGAGAAGAGACTTTCCAGAGTATCGCCCACATTCAAGAAGAGCTAAAAGGTTGGCAAGAGCACTTAGAAACCTTACAAAGAGAACGAGAAAAAGTCATTACCCAAATTGATATAAACACGCTCTCGACATACCTTGACCTCAGGAAAAAATATACTAATCCAGTGGTGGTACTCCAGGACGAAACCTGCAGTGGATGTTACTTAACTGTTCCTACAACCGTGGTAAAAAGCGTTCGCAAACAGGAAGAACTCGTGCGGTGTCCAAACTGTGGAAGATTCATCTATCGAAAGACCTCGTAA
- a CDS encoding ABC transporter permease — MARSRAVEHRSQMSVVFVLLVIIVLFMVGSPKTFLSGDIYAAFMSTIPFSMIMALSLTLIVVSGEMDLSFPSIMGFSGYVFTMVFHAFGSFPLALLTCIAVGLGAGFMNGLLIVKLRLPSLVLTIGTQFFWAGLTQVLCGGLGKTLVPTKQSVLYYLLVGRIGGRLPAQILWAVLVGFVIWLVLNRHRFGAHIYFTGDNPASARVMGVNVDRVKMIVFTQMGGFAAFAGVLASLEVLYFWPTLGQGYLLKTIAAVFLGGTPVEGGVGTVFGTFIGAIIIGILEAGIIAMGMTGFWTQLVYGLIIVVSIAMHSALRRRV; from the coding sequence ATGGCACGATCAAGGGCGGTGGAACATCGATCCCAAATGAGTGTTGTGTTTGTTCTTCTGGTCATTATTGTTCTTTTTATGGTAGGAAGCCCTAAAACCTTTCTCTCTGGAGACATATACGCTGCTTTCATGTCTACCATACCTTTCTCCATGATTATGGCCCTCTCTTTGACTCTCATTGTGGTTAGCGGTGAAATGGACCTTTCTTTCCCCTCGATTATGGGATTCAGTGGATATGTCTTTACCATGGTGTTTCATGCTTTTGGAAGCTTTCCTTTAGCCCTTTTGACCTGTATCGCGGTGGGACTAGGGGCAGGCTTTATGAATGGTTTACTCATCGTAAAATTGCGTCTTCCTTCTTTGGTTTTGACCATTGGCACACAATTTTTCTGGGCGGGGCTCACGCAGGTTCTGTGTGGCGGTTTGGGAAAAACGCTGGTTCCGACCAAGCAAAGTGTGCTCTACTATCTTTTAGTAGGAAGGATTGGGGGGAGGCTTCCGGCACAGATACTCTGGGCGGTGCTCGTTGGTTTTGTTATATGGCTGGTTTTGAATCGCCATCGTTTTGGGGCACATATTTACTTTACTGGTGATAACCCTGCCAGTGCCAGGGTCATGGGTGTCAATGTAGATAGAGTGAAGATGATTGTCTTCACCCAGATGGGTGGTTTTGCTGCCTTTGCTGGAGTATTGGCCAGCTTAGAAGTTCTTTACTTCTGGCCCACCCTTGGTCAGGGATATCTTCTTAAGACCATCGCCGCGGTTTTTCTTGGTGGTACCCCTGTTGAGGGAGGAGTGGGAACTGTTTTTGGCACCTTCATTGGGGCTATTATCATTGGTATTTTGGAGGCTGGCATTATTGCCATGGGAATGACAGGATTCTGGACTCAACTTGTGTATGGCCTCATCATCGTCGTTTCCATTGCTATGCATTCTGCTTTGCGGAGGAGGGTGTAG
- a CDS encoding ATP-binding cassette domain-containing protein, producing the protein MTVHDDSLVKMVNIWKSFGHVEVLRGVNFAVQYNEIVGLLGDNGAGKSTLIKILTGVHQPDRGEIYWKGQKLLGYSVAKARELGIETVFQERALSEQHTIWRNVFMGREITTPWGFINIKKEREETERIMRQYMGFTSAALSVDSVVGTMSGGEKQGVAIARALHFQADLIILDEPTTGLSLSETQKVLGFVEEIKKNGKSAIFITHNIYHVYPVADRIVVLDRGRVVGEFEKAAISLEKLVEKLYLVARTGKLENHQESVVTEGEEKPGQDFQSLMP; encoded by the coding sequence TTGACTGTTCATGACGACTCGCTGGTAAAAATGGTCAATATCTGGAAGTCTTTCGGGCATGTCGAGGTGTTGCGGGGAGTCAATTTTGCCGTGCAGTACAACGAAATCGTTGGCCTCTTAGGAGATAACGGTGCTGGAAAGTCGACGCTCATCAAGATTCTGACCGGAGTTCACCAGCCTGATAGGGGAGAGATTTACTGGAAGGGTCAGAAACTTTTGGGGTATTCGGTAGCCAAGGCTCGAGAATTAGGAATTGAGACGGTTTTCCAGGAGCGAGCGCTTTCCGAGCAACACACCATATGGCGTAATGTGTTCATGGGACGAGAAATCACTACTCCTTGGGGGTTTATTAACATCAAAAAGGAACGGGAAGAGACAGAACGTATTATGCGCCAGTACATGGGATTTACTTCGGCAGCCCTGAGCGTTGATTCAGTGGTAGGAACTATGTCTGGAGGAGAAAAACAAGGAGTGGCCATTGCGCGGGCGCTCCACTTCCAGGCAGATCTCATCATTCTCGATGAACCAACGACCGGGCTTTCTCTCTCAGAAACGCAGAAAGTGCTTGGTTTTGTGGAAGAAATCAAGAAGAATGGGAAATCGGCCATTTTCATCACCCACAATATTTATCATGTCTATCCAGTAGCGGACCGGATTGTGGTTCTCGACCGGGGAAGAGTGGTGGGTGAATTTGAAAAAGCGGCGATTTCTCTGGAAAAACTGGTAGAAAAACTGTATCTTGTGGCTCGCACTGGGAAGCTGGAGAATCACCAGGAGAGTGTAGTTACTGAGGGAGAGGAAAAACCGGGACAGGATTTCCAATCTTTGATGCCTTGA
- a CDS encoding substrate-binding domain-containing protein, whose amino-acid sequence MRIRLVKWGIVVSVALLLLSSVLAVAEAKRFEGIRIRFFAGGPPGCPFASVVYRGAKAAEEDLGPTVEYVFSDWDPEKMVTQFKEAVASKPNGIAIMGHPGDDALDPLIDEAFAQGIIVTSQNTTLPKAEAKYKAWGFGYVGQELYESGLMLGKGCVERFGLKAGDRAMVWGLLSQPTRGLRTKGVIDALKEAGLEVDYLEISPEVNAEAPLGAPIFAGYVSSHPDVKLVVTDHGGLTATLETYFKAAGKGPDDIYGAGFDLSPATLEAIRNGYCDLILDQQQFLQGYLPVLQLCMSIKYKFAGLHIDTGSGLVDKSNVEAIAPLVEEGIR is encoded by the coding sequence ATGCGGATTCGTTTAGTAAAATGGGGTATCGTAGTTAGTGTTGCTTTGTTGCTTTTAAGTAGTGTTCTGGCGGTGGCGGAGGCAAAGAGGTTTGAAGGGATTCGAATTCGATTTTTTGCTGGTGGACCTCCGGGGTGTCCTTTTGCGAGTGTTGTGTATCGAGGGGCCAAGGCAGCGGAGGAGGATCTGGGACCCACGGTAGAGTATGTTTTCTCCGATTGGGATCCGGAAAAGATGGTTACCCAGTTCAAAGAGGCAGTGGCTTCCAAGCCGAACGGAATCGCCATCATGGGGCATCCTGGGGATGATGCACTGGATCCTCTGATTGACGAAGCTTTTGCCCAAGGGATTATTGTTACTTCTCAGAATACCACGCTTCCTAAAGCAGAAGCAAAATACAAGGCCTGGGGTTTTGGTTATGTTGGACAGGAACTCTATGAATCTGGTCTTATGCTTGGAAAAGGTTGCGTAGAGCGTTTCGGCCTCAAGGCTGGGGATAGGGCTATGGTATGGGGCCTGCTTTCTCAACCAACTCGAGGTTTACGGACCAAGGGAGTTATTGATGCTCTGAAAGAAGCTGGTTTAGAAGTAGATTACCTTGAAATTTCTCCTGAGGTTAACGCCGAAGCGCCTCTGGGAGCCCCAATTTTTGCTGGCTATGTTTCTTCGCATCCGGATGTGAAGCTGGTGGTTACCGACCATGGTGGTTTGACAGCGACTCTCGAAACGTACTTTAAAGCCGCTGGTAAGGGTCCAGATGATATTTATGGGGCAGGGTTTGACCTTTCTCCTGCTACTTTGGAGGCGATACGAAATGGGTACTGCGATCTTATTCTGGACCAACAGCAATTTTTGCAGGGGTATTTACCTGTCCTCCAGTTGTGTATGAGCATCAAATATAAATTTGCTGGTTTGCACATTGACACTGGTTCGGGGCTTGTGGATAAGTCAAATGTCGAAGCGATTGCACCGCTCGTTGAGGAGGGAATTCGTTAA
- a CDS encoding uroporphyrinogen decarboxylase family protein yields MNSKERVHTSLCHEEPDRVPIQASFTPEFAKRLRDHLGLMSQGEDNPHGGVEHDLEEVLGLDMIQYSVGIANSYYLKEEEEYICEWGIKWKRVPYTTPFGTGHYTEIAEHPLATDSGLAEYVPPSPHREELYLPLWKILEKFGRTHFILGVVVCTIFEGAWYLRGMNQLLIDMVTDEEKANHILDIPFHFHLEAAKRLTTMGVDGIWLGDDVGTQRGMLLSPELWRRYLKPRLATICQEVKKTDPNVKIAYHSDGNIYPIIDELVEIGIDILNPVQPGAMDPEFLKKRYGDVLSFWGSIDEQRTLPFGTPEEVKQEVQRRIVTLGKGGGFIIAPTHHVQLDTPLENFFAFLETAKGCGCYPIAFGIE; encoded by the coding sequence ATGAATTCGAAAGAGCGGGTTCATACTAGTTTGTGCCATGAGGAACCGGATCGAGTTCCCATCCAGGCGAGTTTCACGCCGGAGTTTGCAAAGCGACTGCGGGATCATTTAGGGCTGATGTCGCAGGGAGAGGACAATCCTCATGGAGGGGTAGAACACGACCTCGAAGAGGTTTTAGGTCTTGATATGATTCAATATTCAGTGGGGATAGCCAATTCCTATTATTTGAAGGAAGAGGAAGAATACATCTGTGAATGGGGGATAAAATGGAAAAGGGTGCCATATACCACGCCTTTTGGCACAGGGCACTACACGGAAATTGCCGAACATCCCCTTGCTACCGATAGCGGTCTTGCAGAGTATGTTCCTCCCTCCCCCCACCGTGAAGAGTTGTATTTACCATTATGGAAAATCCTTGAAAAATTTGGAAGGACGCACTTCATCTTGGGGGTTGTGGTTTGTACCATTTTCGAGGGTGCTTGGTATCTGCGGGGAATGAATCAGCTTCTCATCGATATGGTTACTGATGAGGAGAAGGCGAATCACATTCTCGATATCCCCTTTCATTTTCATCTTGAAGCAGCAAAGAGGTTGACGACGATGGGGGTAGATGGAATTTGGTTGGGAGATGACGTGGGAACCCAACGGGGTATGCTTCTGTCCCCAGAGCTATGGAGAAGATACCTGAAACCTCGTCTTGCCACAATATGTCAGGAAGTAAAAAAAACGGATCCAAATGTGAAAATTGCCTATCACAGCGATGGAAACATTTATCCGATTATCGATGAACTGGTTGAAATTGGAATCGATATCTTGAATCCCGTGCAACCAGGGGCTATGGATCCAGAATTTTTGAAGAAGCGATACGGGGACGTCCTTTCTTTCTGGGGTTCTATTGATGAGCAGCGTACTCTTCCTTTTGGGACCCCAGAAGAGGTGAAGCAGGAGGTTCAAAGACGCATTGTCACTTTGGGGAAGGGTGGGGGGTTTATTATTGCTCCCACTCACCATGTGCAGCTTGATACACCGTTGGAGAACTTCTTTGCTTTCCTGGAGACGGCAAAAGGTTGTGGTTGTTATCCCATTGCGTTTGGGATAGAATAA
- a CDS encoding substrate-binding domain-containing protein, whose translation MSKKVTLQDIARELTISVATVSRALNGRGKVGTELRERVLKKAFEMGYFSSFPASLNFNLSRKKIIVLFPEKDFFWEKVERGVFDAWKLLREWPIDIEFFRTNGHNLSEQVGIFEKLLERSDFHGVAMVPSDLTQLDYFINALYLKGIRVVTFNVDAPLSKRLFYVGQNVRQGGRVAGEIFQHFLSNRRGKICVLTTNKRAPSHVLRWQGLIDYVHEKNLPYDVSYLVEVRDEEEAYQFTKERLLFEREVCGVFLSTAFGNYGVGKALLEANRKDLIVVGNDFLSDWKDFLDRGTMHCFLYQYPYLQGFVALVVLCRYLIFGIVPFEKTFYLPVFPIFVENLKEDLEQFETLIAYHLFGLEGKRKEAELVLMRRSDFGR comes from the coding sequence TTGAGTAAAAAAGTTACACTACAGGACATTGCTCGTGAATTAACCATCTCGGTGGCTACTGTTAGTCGAGCTTTAAACGGCAGGGGTAAAGTGGGAACGGAATTGCGGGAAAGAGTTCTGAAAAAAGCCTTCGAGATGGGTTATTTTTCATCGTTTCCGGCTTCATTAAACTTTAACCTTTCGCGTAAGAAAATTATCGTTCTCTTTCCTGAGAAAGACTTTTTCTGGGAAAAAGTGGAACGGGGGGTTTTTGACGCCTGGAAACTTCTTCGAGAATGGCCTATTGATATCGAGTTTTTCAGAACCAATGGTCACAATCTCTCAGAACAGGTTGGTATATTTGAGAAGCTTTTGGAGCGCAGCGACTTTCACGGTGTAGCAATGGTGCCTTCAGATCTCACGCAGCTTGATTACTTTATCAACGCCCTGTATCTGAAAGGAATAAGAGTGGTGACCTTTAACGTTGATGCTCCTCTGAGTAAAAGACTTTTCTATGTTGGCCAGAATGTTCGCCAGGGGGGTCGGGTGGCTGGTGAGATCTTTCAACACTTTTTGAGTAACCGCAGGGGAAAAATTTGTGTTCTTACCACGAACAAAAGAGCTCCTTCCCATGTTTTGCGGTGGCAGGGACTTATTGATTATGTTCATGAAAAAAATTTGCCTTACGATGTTTCGTATCTTGTGGAAGTTCGGGATGAGGAAGAAGCGTACCAGTTTACCAAAGAAAGATTACTGTTTGAAAGAGAGGTTTGTGGTGTTTTTCTTTCGACGGCTTTCGGAAATTATGGAGTAGGTAAGGCACTTCTTGAGGCGAACCGAAAAGACCTTATCGTAGTGGGGAATGACTTTTTATCCGACTGGAAAGATTTTTTGGATCGTGGTACAATGCACTGTTTTCTTTATCAGTATCCGTATCTTCAGGGTTTTGTTGCGCTGGTGGTGCTTTGCCGATATCTTATCTTTGGGATTGTTCCTTTTGAAAAAACATTTTATCTTCCAGTTTTTCCAATCTTTGTAGAAAATTTAAAAGAAGATTTGGAGCAATTTGAAACACTCATTGCCTACCACCTTTTTGGGTTGGAGGGGAAGCGCAAAGAAGCAGAATTGGTGCTTATGCGAAGGAGTGACTTTGGGCGATGA
- a CDS encoding aldose epimerase family protein: protein MAYVCMASSIEKTFYGVTADGTPVDEYTLVNDNEVMAKFITYGGALTSLYVPDKNGKFADIILGFDSLDGYESSANPYFGCITGRYANRIGNGQFTIDGRTYTLAQNNGPNSLHGGVKGFNRVVWKAFPFKSPDGPAIRFKYVSHDGEEGFPGNLSVTVTYTLTNQNELKIEYLATTDKPTVVNLTNHAYFNLAGEGVGNVLDHLLQIVADHYTPVDNTLIPTGEIASVAGTALDFTTPRAIGERVMEFAEPPFKGYDHNFVLNNQTGQLALAARVEEPTSGRVMEVWTTEPGVQLYTGNWLDLVGKGGKYYGQFAGFCLETQHYPDSPNKPNFPSVFLKPGETYSTMTIYKFLTK from the coding sequence ATGGCCTATGTGTGTATGGCAAGCAGCATTGAGAAGACTTTCTATGGAGTTACGGCTGATGGAACTCCGGTGGATGAGTATACGCTTGTCAATGATAACGAGGTTATGGCTAAGTTTATTACCTATGGTGGTGCTCTTACTTCTCTCTATGTTCCGGATAAAAATGGTAAATTTGCCGATATTATCCTGGGATTTGACTCGCTGGATGGATATGAGAGCTCGGCCAATCCCTATTTTGGGTGCATTACCGGTCGCTATGCAAACCGGATTGGTAATGGTCAGTTTACCATTGATGGCCGTACTTACACTCTGGCCCAGAATAACGGTCCTAACAGCTTGCACGGAGGTGTCAAAGGATTTAATCGAGTGGTTTGGAAAGCTTTCCCTTTCAAATCTCCTGATGGACCGGCCATTCGTTTCAAGTATGTAAGCCACGATGGAGAAGAAGGGTTTCCAGGTAATCTCAGTGTTACGGTAACGTACACCCTGACCAATCAGAATGAATTAAAGATTGAATATCTGGCAACGACTGATAAGCCGACCGTAGTGAACCTTACCAATCACGCCTACTTCAATCTGGCTGGAGAAGGTGTGGGCAATGTTCTGGATCACCTCCTTCAAATTGTTGCTGATCACTATACCCCGGTGGATAACACCCTGATTCCTACCGGTGAAATTGCTTCGGTTGCCGGAACCGCCCTTGATTTTACTACCCCTCGTGCCATTGGTGAGCGGGTGATGGAATTTGCCGAACCTCCCTTCAAAGGGTACGACCATAACTTTGTCCTCAACAACCAGACTGGGCAACTGGCCCTGGCGGCTCGGGTTGAGGAACCAACTTCTGGCAGGGTCATGGAAGTATGGACCACCGAACCTGGTGTTCAGCTTTACACCGGTAACTGGCTGGATCTCGTTGGAAAGGGCGGTAAGTACTATGGTCAGTTTGCTGGTTTCTGCTTGGAAACTCAACACTATCCTGATTCCCCAAATAAACCGAATTTCCCTTCGGTGTTTTTGAAACCTGGTGAGACGTATTCGACGATGACGATTTACAAATTCTTGACTAAGTAA
- a CDS encoding DMT family transporter, whose translation MNRTTIPVMADLSLLSVNVIWGATFVTMKHLVENIPFSKILFGRFLIATVCLLGFSFSKKWDRKILRNGSILGFALFGGYFFQTWGLLYTTPARSAFVTGLSAIFVPLLVYLLFRKKIDFSTLLGIIIALFGLVLLTLTGRNNTQQKWWGDFLTTLGAFAYALQIVLVEKFNQEDTLPLVSIEMATVTILSLALSIGLGNPGFSFTSREWVSIVFLGVVATALAFTIQKVAQRHTSAAHAGLIFISEPVFAAFFSYFFWQERFTPNIVAGCVLILFGILLPQIRIFFTPENQLPQPSGQIQVLPSKGDQ comes from the coding sequence ATGAATCGAACCACCATTCCAGTCATGGCTGATTTATCCCTGTTAAGTGTTAACGTCATATGGGGTGCCACTTTTGTCACCATGAAACACCTGGTGGAAAACATACCCTTTTCCAAAATCCTTTTTGGTCGGTTCCTCATCGCTACAGTTTGCCTCCTCGGCTTTTCGTTTTCCAAAAAATGGGACAGAAAAATCTTGCGTAACGGCAGCATTTTGGGGTTCGCTCTTTTCGGAGGGTATTTTTTTCAAACCTGGGGATTGCTGTATACTACCCCAGCCCGTTCAGCTTTTGTCACCGGTTTGAGCGCCATTTTTGTCCCCCTTCTCGTATACTTGCTCTTCCGAAAAAAAATTGACTTCTCCACCCTTTTAGGCATCATCATAGCTCTTTTCGGCCTGGTACTCCTGACGCTCACAGGCAGAAACAACACTCAGCAGAAATGGTGGGGAGACTTTTTAACCACCCTAGGGGCTTTCGCATATGCACTACAGATTGTTCTGGTAGAAAAATTTAACCAAGAAGATACCCTACCTCTTGTGAGCATCGAAATGGCCACAGTAACCATCTTAAGTCTTGCTCTATCCATCGGTTTGGGAAACCCCGGCTTTTCTTTTACCTCCAGGGAATGGGTCAGTATCGTTTTTCTGGGGGTAGTCGCAACCGCTCTGGCCTTTACCATTCAGAAAGTTGCTCAGCGGCATACCTCTGCAGCCCACGCAGGCCTTATTTTCATCTCCGAACCAGTATTTGCGGCTTTTTTTTCCTATTTCTTCTGGCAGGAACGCTTTACACCCAATATCGTAGCAGGATGCGTGCTTATTCTTTTCGGCATCCTGCTACCACAAATTAGAATTTTCTTTACTCCCGAGAATCAACTTCCTCAACCTTCAGGTCAAATTCAAGTCCTTCCAAGTAAAGGAGATCAATAA
- a CDS encoding pyridoxal phosphate-dependent aminotransferase, with product MKTAERFRKFVDMKDAIADRVFKLRGEGAFEVLAKVKNLEKTGKHVVHLEIGEPDFDTPENVKEKAIEAIKDGHTYYVPSAGIDELREAVCVYMRRTRNVEITPEEVVITPGAKPVIFLSFLLLLEEGDEVVYPNPGFPAYRSIIDFVGAKSVPLRLREENDFRVDVDELRRLITKKTKMIVLNSPNNPTGSVLLREDMEAIAQLAQEEDLFVFTDEVYSEIIYDHEHVSILQFPGMKERTVLLDAFSKSFAMTGWRLGYAVLPREWAPYLALLMTNSNSCTCTFTQMAGVEALLNSDVSVKKMSAEFRRRRDFLVERMAKIEGLRFVKPRGAFYIFPNVASFGLSSSQMANYLLEEAGVAVLPGTAFGEFGEGYIRLSFSNSLENLALAMDRMENALRKLKK from the coding sequence ATGAAAACCGCAGAGCGGTTTCGAAAGTTTGTTGATATGAAAGATGCCATTGCTGACCGGGTTTTCAAGTTGCGAGGGGAGGGCGCCTTTGAGGTCCTGGCAAAAGTGAAAAATTTGGAAAAGACAGGAAAACACGTTGTGCATCTTGAAATTGGAGAGCCAGATTTCGATACCCCTGAGAATGTGAAAGAAAAAGCCATCGAGGCAATCAAGGATGGACATACCTATTATGTCCCTTCGGCGGGCATTGATGAGCTTCGAGAAGCGGTTTGTGTTTATATGCGTAGAACGAGGAACGTTGAGATTACCCCTGAGGAAGTGGTCATTACCCCTGGTGCAAAACCGGTGATATTTTTAAGCTTCCTTCTGCTTTTGGAAGAGGGAGATGAGGTTGTTTATCCCAATCCTGGGTTTCCCGCCTACCGCTCTATTATTGATTTTGTGGGAGCAAAATCGGTGCCCTTGCGTCTTCGGGAAGAAAACGATTTTCGGGTAGATGTTGACGAATTGCGACGCCTGATTACCAAAAAGACGAAAATGATTGTTCTCAATTCTCCCAATAATCCTACCGGTTCAGTGCTCCTTCGAGAAGACATGGAGGCAATTGCTCAGCTTGCTCAGGAAGAAGACCTTTTTGTTTTTACCGATGAAGTATATAGCGAGATTATCTATGACCACGAACATGTGAGTATTCTGCAATTTCCAGGTATGAAAGAGAGAACGGTTCTTCTTGATGCCTTTTCGAAGAGTTTTGCCATGACAGGGTGGAGGCTGGGATATGCAGTGTTGCCAAGGGAGTGGGCTCCCTACCTCGCACTTTTGATGACCAATTCTAATTCCTGTACCTGTACCTTTACTCAGATGGCCGGAGTCGAAGCTTTACTCAATAGTGATGTTTCGGTCAAAAAGATGAGTGCTGAATTTCGTCGTCGGAGGGACTTTCTGGTGGAAAGAATGGCCAAAATTGAGGGCTTAAGATTTGTCAAGCCTCGGGGAGCCTTTTATATCTTTCCCAACGTGGCTTCTTTTGGTCTTTCTTCGTCGCAGATGGCTAATTACCTTTTGGAGGAAGCCGGAGTAGCGGTACTGCCAGGAACTGCTTTTGGCGAATTTGGGGAAGGGTATATCCGCCTTTCCTTTTCCAATTCCCTGGAAAACCTGGCTCTGGCAATGGACCGGATGGAAAATGCGTTACGGAAACTCAAAAAGTAG